In Solanum lycopersicum chromosome 5, SLM_r2.1, the following are encoded in one genomic region:
- the LOC101259632 gene encoding ribulose-1,5 bisphosphate carboxylase/oxygenase large subunit N-methyltransferase, chloroplastic, with translation MASVFSLPSSSFLCPLKTTRFRTKIQSLHSSPKSLLINSLQLQELDPNIPEPVQTFWKWLCDEGVVSAKTPVKPGIVPEGLGLVAKRDIAKGETVLEVPRRFWINPDAVADTEIGNVCTGLKPWISVALFLLREKWRDDSKWKYYMAVLPESTDSTIYWSEEELSEIQGTQLLSTTLSVKDYVQNEFRKVEEEVILPNKQLFPFPITLDDFFWAFGMLRSRAFSRLRNQNLILVPFADLTNHNARVSTEDHAHEVRGPAGLFSWDLLFSLRSPLKLKAGDQLFIQYDLNKSNADMALDYGFIEPSTSARDAFTLTLEISESDDFYEDKLDIAESNGLGGTAYFDIKLGQSLPPFLIPYLRLVALSGTDAFLLESIFRNAVWGHLELPVSRANEELICKVVRDACTSALSAYHTTIEEDEKLMEEGNLSSRLQIAVGIRAGEKKVLQQIDDIFRERELELDELEYYQERRLKDLGLVGEQGDIIFWEPK, from the exons ATGGCTTCTGTTTTCTCTTTACCCTCTTCATCTTTCCTCTGTCCACTCAAAACCACAAGATTCAGAacaaagattcaatctttacaCAGTTCCCCAAAATCACTCTTGATAAACTCTCTTCAGTTGCAAGAACTTGACCCAAATATCCCAGAACCAGTCCAAACATTCTGGAAGTGGCTATGTGATGAAGGAGTTGTATCAGCAAAGACACCTGTAAAGCCAGGAATTGTACCAGAAGGTTTAGGGTTAGTTGCTAAGAGAGATATAGCTAAAGGGGAGACAGTTCTAGAAGTTCCTAGAAGGTTCTGGATTAATCCAGATGCTGTTGCAGATACTGAAATTGGGAATGTGTGTACTGGATTGAAACCTTGGATTTCTGTTGCTCTTTTCTTGCTTAGAGAGAAATGGAGAGATGATTCAAAGTGGAAATATTACATGGCTGTTCTTCCAGAGTCTACTGATTCCACTATTTATTG GTCTGAAGAGGAGCTTTCTGAGATTCAAG GGACTCAACTTTTAAGCACAACATTGAGTGTGAAAGATTATGTGCAAAATGAATTCCGAAAAGTGGAAGAAGAAGTCATACTTCCTAACAAGCAGCTTTTCCCTTTTCCTATAACGTTGGATGATTTCTTCTGGGCATTTGGAATGCTCAGATCAAGGGCATTTTCTCGTCTTCGGAATCAAAATCTTATTCTGGTTCCTTTTGCTGACCTG ACAAACCACAATGCAAGAGTTTCCACAGAAGATCATGCCCATGAAGTTAGGGGACCAGCAGGTCTGTTCTCATGGGATTTGTTGTTTTCTTTACGAAGTCCATTGAAACTGAAGGCTGGAGACCAG CTTTTCATACAATATGACTTGAACAAAAGCAATGCTGATATGGCTCTTGACTATGGCTTCATCGAACCAAGTACTTCAGCTCGTGATGCGTTTACGTTAACTTTGGAAATATCAGAGTCTGATGATTTTTATGAGGACAAGCTGGATATAGCAGAGTCAAATGGCCTAGGAGGAACTGCTTACTTTGACATAAAACTCGGACAATCTCTTCCCCCTTTTCTGATTCCATATCTAAGGCTGGTTGCCCTTAGTGGAACTGATGCTTTCCTACTAGAATCAATTTTCAGAAATGCTGTTTGGGGTCATCTTGAGTTACCTGTCAGCAGAGCAAACGAGGAGCTCATATGTAAAGTCGTACGAGATGCATGCACATCTGCACTTTCAGCCTATCACACCACAATTGAAGAG GATGAGAAACTGATGGAGGAAGGGAACCTCAGTTCAAGGCTTCAGATAGCAGTAGGGATAAGAGCAGGAGAGAAGAAGGTTTTACAACAAATCGACGATATCTTTAGAGAAAGAGAACTGGAATTAGATGAATTAGAATACTACCAAGAAAGAAGGCTTAAAGATCTTGGTCTTGTTGGAGAGCAAGGAGATATCATATTTTGGGAGCCAAAATAA